In the Tamandua tetradactyla isolate mTamTet1 chromosome 24, mTamTet1.pri, whole genome shotgun sequence genome, aatattgacatTAAAATCCAGTGCCCTgagcataaataaaaaaaaattacttgctAGATAGGtgaaattttaggtggtatatcTAATCAATTATGATTGGAAATCAAAACTGAATTCTATGATTTTGAGTATATGCATAACCGTTAATAAGgagatttctgttttatttaaaacTGGTTTGTAGTGTATATAACTTATAACTACTTTGTAAGTGATATAtatcactttatatatatatatttatagtatgATTCTGCAGGACTGCATATATGTAGATATAACCTACAAAATACAAAGCATATTTGCATTCATTAATACACCTATAGTTTATTGGGAATTATTAGCCCATCGTTTTTTGTATACAGTATCTGTTTCTCTTTAACAACCCTGCAGGTAGGTATTGTGGTCTcagttttcagatgaggaaagtgaagttTGGGGAGGTTAAATATCCTAAGGCCAAACTCTAGGGTGCCACAGTAGCAGGCTATGAGACCTGGCCCCAAAGCCTTTACCCTTTAATCATGGCCACACTGTCTCTCTTTAATATATGCAGGTATCTATCTGCAAATATCACTAGTTCTAATAATGCTGTGTGCACCACCTTTCTCAAAGTATCTTTTAGAAACCCTAAGGgctataaaaggaaaaacaaaacaaaacaaatcaaagacaGAAGTTGCCATCCTAAGAACTGAATCCATTGTCAATGACGAAATGCTAAATGAGGACAGGTTGagataagaaaaaagcaaaattgtaGGATAGGTAGTTTGTTTCTTCTATCATCTCACCACTCATTCTGTCTACCTGACTCCTTCTCTACACCCCTTTGGAGTCTTCCACATTATTGATTTACTCAAATCTGACCTCCTGGGAACTTGCTTccattttgtttgatttctcaAGGTCTTGATGGCCTCTAATTATGGTTATGGGCAATAACAGATTTTCCTGCTAAATGATTTAGGTTAATGTGCTGGGCAGCTAAAGTTGAACTTATCCAGAGAAacgtaataataataatatagtacTAGTAATAATAATGAGAAGAAGAACTGAAACCGTCTACCCATGCATATAGCTTGAATACTGAGGACTGCAAACATCCCACCCTGTCTTGTCACCCCACCCCTACTACACAAGCACACAACTTACTGTCGACGTTAACATGACAATTATTCCAGGAGATTTTAATTTAGGCGATtcgacttttttaaaaaaattgtctttattagagaagttgtgggtttacagaataatcatgcatataCCTTCCTATTACACATCTTGCACTGGTGTAGAACATCTGTTAgtattgatgatagcacatttttataattctactattaactatagtccatgatttaacttcaGGTTCATTGTGTGTACAGAACAGtgccatgcatttttttttaatttttattctgttaccctatatacaatctaaaatttcccctttaatcacattcaaatatatatttcagtgctgttcagACCCATCAGCTCTTcaactgaaagcaacaacaaaacactgGGCTGGGCTATTCTGTTAAGACCTTTACCCAATCCTAATTGACATATGAGTACCCTGAGCATAAATCCCAATAGGACTGGGTGCTAGGTGGGTGAAATCAGTTCCCCTTAACTGAAGATCTGCTTTTAACCAAACTTGCAATTCACAATTAATTTCAACCttgcctcctcttccccttctaGATACTGTCAAAGCTTTGCTGAGGTTTTGTTCTCCCTTACGGCAGTAAGCATTAATCTCAGCTGTCTTATCGTCAGGCTGTGACAGTAATACTCAGGGAGCTGATAtttaataataactaatatttacaTAGCACTTACAGTGCGCCAGGTAACCTGTGTAATTATagtaattatatatacatatatatacacatatgtgtatacatatgtgtatatatatataatcattttatCCTAATAACAATCCCTATTGAGTAGGCATTAATGTTATCTCCATATTACACATTGCACATGAGGGAAATGGCATCAAAGAGGTGTCAAGTAGATAGTTCAGGTGATACAGCTTCTAAGTGGCTCTTAAACACAACCTTAAACTGCCTCTTGTAATATTCCACCACCACCAAAGAAAAGTGTCTTCAAATGACTTTTATAGGAATGACTGCTAACGTGGAAATTATAGAACTATGATAGCAGACTTAAGGAAGTAGTTGTTACTGCTTCCTACAGGCCAGCTTACACATGAGCCGGTCAGACTGAAGAAATCAGTGTGACATGTTAGTTGAGGAAGGAGAATTGCCTGTCATagcatatacaacataaaatagcATCAGAAAATTAGCACAGGTAACAGTCCCCAGTAGATGCTTCCCTACACCTGCTCGATCTACAATTGCAGACCAATTTATTTAGCAGTAATTATCCCATTTAATCGCCTTTGCCTTCCCTGCCTCCTTGCTTTTGCACATAGCCTGTTTCATGTATGCCTCTCTTctcttgtattatctttttttttttaaagtaattaaagtTTAGTTTTACAAAAGCTACAATAAGCAAGCCTGTGTCAAGAAGACGTAGAGATGTGTGCTGATTCCAGAGTAGACATTATTACAGTATCTAGTCCTCAGCCCTTCGTACTTTGGCTTAATACTATGTACGAAAAAACTGTTTGCCGAGGAGAAATTTCACCAGCCACCTCTGAGCGTGTGGCTGCCAGCTGGACTCAGAGGCTCCCAGAGAATGGCTCTATAGTATTAGGGTTTCGGAGAGGCAGCTGAGCTAGCATCTCCTCCTCTCTGCGGCACAGAGGTTGGAGCGGACGCAGCATCAGAGCCTGTTCATCCCAACAAACAGCTTGGAGCTCTGGTGTTGCCTCCCCAACACACGTGTTACCCAGTAATTCCCATTCATTAGTGTAAGCATGCCCCTAATTAAACTAATAATTTGAACCACTGtaagagaaacaaaggaaaaatatgtgcaaaacTTGCTCAAGTTTCTGTACATTGAACAAAGCATACCGCTTAACTCACAGCTTGTGAAAAGGAAACATAAGTCATGGCCAAGCCAGGGTAACTGTATCTGCAGCGATTGTCCCATTTTCGCAGTGGTAGGCAGGGTGGGAGGAACCTGAAGGAACTGCACATGTGTTTGGTAGAAGCCTGGGAAGCTAGAAGAACCTGGCCAGCTCTGGCGGCCAGAGCTGCAAAGACTGATCATCTGAACCAGCTCCAGCCCTTCAGCCCTGAGGGAACCCCACCTTTTTTCGGCCTCGTATTCCAACTGTTAGGGGCCAATACCAAGCTTTGCTGGAGAAAGGAGAAGCAAGCTGCAGTAGGAGCATTCATTCTCTCTGGTCCCAGGcctgggaggagagagaggggaaggcAGGGTCATGTTTAGTCAGGTTAAAACCACCCATACCTCTAGTGACCCTGACTGGTTCCCTACTCCCACTCCTAATTTTCTTCCAAGGACTCAGTCAGGAACTTTTTCTCAATGGCTCTTCCATGCCGTCTTCTCTGTTTGATATAGGATACATAAAGCCAAATAACTCAGAGGAATCTAAGCAAAGACATATCTGCAATATGCTCTTGAAGGCACTGGAGTCAGGACAGAGAGGCTGGTGGACAGGTGAAACCAAGTTGTCTGTGCGGGAGGATGGCTAGAAACTTCTTAGATGCTGCTCTGCAAGTTTCTTGCAGTAGCTGAACTGGTCAATATCGGTCTGTGCTTTCTTTAGCAGATCAGATGTAGGAGTCAACCAGTCGGGCATGAGCCTCTCCAGCTCTAAGGTGATGATGACCAAGGCCAGTGTGGAGCCCTTGAACCGCAGCAGCCGGTGGCCCGCCACACAGTGCTGCAGCTGCTTGGTCAGGGACGCGACGTGGAGGGAAGGATTCCTGTGCGGCAGCAGCTCGAGCACGTGGGGCCAGCCCAGGACCACCAGGGCGTGGAATATAGTCAAGAAGTCCAGTGGTGTCCCCGTGTAGCGGTCCCACCGCAGTACGTCCAGAACAGCCAGCTTCATCCTCAGCAGCTCATTCGGGGTGTAGGCAGAGCCATAGTGCTTTATGAAATCTTTTACGCGTGGAATTAACTGCTCTTCTTCATTGATTTTTACAGCAAGTCTCAAGGAGGTAAGTGTGGCACAGCGGAGGTGCCTCTCTTTCATCTTAGCCGAGACCAGGATGCTGAGCGCCAGGTTAAACGTGGTCTCGTGGAAGCTAAAGACGTTGTTCAGCCTCAGAAGCCATGGCATGACTTCCTGGAAGGCATTGCGGATCTCCACCTGGAGGTCGCCACCCGGCCACAGGCGCGCCTCGCGGCCCAGGGCCGCTTCCAGGTGGGCGATCAGGGGGGCCTCGTCCATGAAGCGTCTCGGGGCGCACAGTCGCCACGGGCGGCTCGGCTGGGGAGACCGCGCCGCAGGCTGCGGGCCGGGAGCGGCGTCGGGGGCCGGGCCTCGGGCTGGCGGGAACAAGGCCGCCCCTGGCGGGGAGCTCCTGCGGCTGCTCGGGGACCGCGCGGGGACGGAGGCCGCCCGGGGCTGGCGGGCCCTGGGGAAGCTGCTCCGGGCCGCGGCGGGAGAGAGGCCGGCGGCGGAGACGGGAGGGGAGAGCGCACGGCGGCTTCGCCCAGACTCTGCGCGAGCGGCCCCCGACGGCTGTGACCTCCGAGGCCCGAGGCTGCGGGAGTCGCGCGCCGGACGCCATGGCGCGGACCCGACGCTGACCCGGGCAGGTCTTGTATTATcttttaatatgtaaataaatgtgataaatttTCACAGGCAGGCGTAGTCTTTCACCAATCACTTCCTATCTCTGAAGGAAAATCCTTTGCTGTCCAGT is a window encoding:
- the CCNI2 gene encoding cyclin-I2; this encodes MDEAPLIAHLEAALGREARLWPGGDLQVEIRNAFQEVMPWLLRLNNVFSFHETTFNLALSILVSAKMKERHLRCATLTSLRLAVKINEEEQLIPRVKDFIKHYGSAYTPNELLRMKLAVLDVLRWDRYTGTPLDFLTIFHALVVLGWPHVLELLPHRNPSLHVASLTKQLQHCVAGHRLLRFKGSTLALVIITLELERLMPDWLTPTSDLLKKAQTDIDQFSYCKKLAEQHLRSF